In Candidatus Bathyarchaeia archaeon, the following are encoded in one genomic region:
- the gap gene encoding type I glyceraldehyde-3-phosphate dehydrogenase yields MAIKVAINGFGRIGRLLYRAAIERNAKIDFVAINDLADAKTLAHLLKYDSVHGRFNADVKTKDNSIIVNGKELKVLSQKDPAMLPWKDLGVYLAVESTGLFTDRDGAAKHLQAGAKKVLISAPATNPDITIVLGVNHDKYDHNNHHILSNASCTTNCVAPVTKVLQENFGVKAGLMTTAHAYTNDQRIQDLVHKDLRRARAGAINIIPTTTGAARAAGLVLPELKGRIDGIALRVPVPNVSIVDLTAVLEKNATKEEINAAFKKAAEGPLKGILEYTEDPIVSTDVNHSTYSAVFDAQSTMVVGGNLAKVLAWYDNEWGFSCRMVELIELVGKKAGF; encoded by the coding sequence ATGGCAATAAAAGTTGCAATAAACGGATTCGGAAGGATAGGAAGATTACTTTACAGAGCAGCAATAGAAAGAAATGCCAAAATAGACTTCGTAGCTATAAACGACCTAGCTGACGCAAAAACACTTGCACATCTCCTAAAATACGATTCTGTGCATGGAAGATTCAACGCTGATGTCAAAACCAAAGACAACAGCATAATAGTCAACGGAAAAGAGCTAAAAGTATTATCACAGAAAGACCCGGCAATGTTGCCTTGGAAAGACTTAGGTGTCTACTTAGCTGTCGAATCCACGGGCTTGTTCACAGACAGAGATGGTGCTGCAAAACACCTTCAAGCTGGAGCCAAAAAAGTGCTCATATCAGCTCCAGCCACAAACCCAGACATAACAATAGTCTTAGGCGTGAACCACGACAAATACGACCACAACAACCACCACATACTCTCTAACGCCTCATGCACCACCAACTGTGTAGCCCCAGTAACAAAAGTCCTACAGGAAAACTTCGGAGTAAAAGCAGGACTCATGACCACCGCACACGCTTACACAAACGACCAAAGAATCCAAGACCTCGTACACAAAGACCTACGAAGAGCAAGAGCAGGAGCAATAAACATTATACCAACAACAACAGGCGCCGCCAGAGCAGCCGGTTTGGTTCTGCCAGAACTCAAAGGAAGAATAGACGGCATAGCCCTAAGAGTCCCCGTTCCAAACGTTTCAATAGTAGACCTAACAGCAGTTCTTGAGAAAAACGCTACAAAAGAAGAGATTAACGCTGCATTCAAGAAAGCAGCAGAAGGACCATTAAAAGGCATACTGGAATACACTGAAGACCCAATAGTCTCAACAGACGTAAACCACAGCACATACTCAGCAGTCTTCGACGCCCAATCCACAATGGTCGTAGGGGGAAACCTCGCCAAAGTGCTCGCATGGTACGACAACGAATGGGGCTTCTCTTGCCGCATGGTCGAGCTAATCGAACTAGTAGGCAAGAAAGCAGGTTTCTAG